A window of the Cynocephalus volans isolate mCynVol1 chromosome 10, mCynVol1.pri, whole genome shotgun sequence genome harbors these coding sequences:
- the ARL5C gene encoding LOW QUALITY PROTEIN: putative ADP-ribosylation factor-like protein 5C (The sequence of the model RefSeq protein was modified relative to this genomic sequence to represent the inferred CDS: substituted 1 base at 1 genomic stop codon), protein MTGNRCYNFLTSSTGIIWKFVRNAEPWAPAQTDWIRICILTRPPSLTGEVVHTCPTIGSNVEEIVLQKTHFLTWDIGGQEALRSSWNTYYSNPEFLILVIDSTDQDRLLTTREELYKMLAHEALXDASVLIFANKQDRKDSMSIVEVSRFLTLSAIKVHLWHIQSCCALTGEGYSSKHWRKSSE, encoded by the exons ATGAC AGGCAACCGCTGTTATAACTTCTTG ACCAGCAGCACGGGCATCATCTGgaagtttgttagaaatgcagaaccctgggccccagcccagaccgactggatcagaatctgcattttgacaaGACCCCCCAG CCTGACAGGTGAGGTGGTCCATACCTGTCCCACCATCGGTAGCAACGTGGAGGAGATCGTTCTGCAGAAGACCCACTTTTTAACGTGGGACATAGGAGGGCAGGAGGCTCTGCGCTCCAGCTGGAACACGTACTATTCCAACCCTGAG TTCCTCATCCTTGTGATTGACAGCACAGACCAGGACCGGCTGCTGACCACTCGGGAGGAGCTGTATAAGATGCTGGCCCATGAG GCTCTTTGAGATGCTTCAGTCCTGATCTTTGCCAACAAGCAGGACAGGAAGGACTCCATGAGCATTGTGGAGGTCTCCCGATTTCTTACTCTCAGTGCCATCAAAGTCCACCTGTGGCACATACAAAGCTGCTGTGCCCTCACTGGGGAAGG GTACAGTTCTAAGCACTGGAGAAAAAGCAGTGAATGA